The Oryza glaberrima chromosome 9, OglaRS2, whole genome shotgun sequence genome includes a window with the following:
- the LOC127785444 gene encoding uncharacterized protein LOC127785444, with protein MQGGRSASAVEAAKEAAANVGASAWAGKEKTKAVVEATVDKARAPDTAARDAADARKADRIREVEATKRHAMRANAAAKERATAATYHPSSAAAPPPPAQAQPVGVGGRAIDSSAAPAPAHTAAGAGVVNSGVAPPGAIAGAGGALGRPAAAAGGDGSAVDAPGGGDVEGHAGGVPVAATEGTGAGYPPAHV; from the coding sequence ATGCAGGGCGGGAGGAGCGCgagcgcggtggaggcggcgaaggaggcggcggcgaacgtgGGCGCGTCGGCGTGGGCGGGGAAGGAGAAGACCAAGGCCGTCGTGGAGGCCACCGTCGACAAGGCCAGGGCGCCCGACACGGCGGCCAgggacgccgccgacgcgcgcaAGGCGGACCGCATCCGCGAGGTCGAGGCCACCAAGCGCCACGCCATgcgcgccaacgccgccgccaaggagcgcgccaccgccgccacctaccacccgtcctccgccgccgcgccgccgccaccagctcaGGCACAGCCCGTCGGGGTCGGCGGACGCGCCATTGACAGCTCGGCGGCGCCCGCCCCCGCACACACCGCCGCGGGCGCGGGGGTCGTCAACAGCGGCGTCGCGCCgcccggcgccatcgccggagcGGGGGGTGCCTTGGgccgcccggcggcggccgcggggggAGACGGAAGCGCCGTCgacgcgcccggcggcggcgacgtggagggACATGCAGGCGGCGTGCCGGTGGCCGCTACAGAGGGCACCGGCGCCGGCTATCCGCCGGCGCATGTCTGA